One window of Trichomycterus rosablanca isolate fTriRos1 chromosome 2, fTriRos1.hap1, whole genome shotgun sequence genomic DNA carries:
- the LOC134307086 gene encoding DNA ligase 1-like produces MRKWIQMIRRLFGKLRKTRPLPKEKVEEDAAGFQLEECADGSQEQKDWGEKQENLQSTCSQEILLSLNKIFQKHAECSENLLREMTKLTDVIAESTQKTSDAEMESTASLAVSQNVTPAQKSMLPFSLSSFISSARTRLSSLKKLQHSCVESSMNSNLNTGDVKPPQTPKLAWVSNQCFKNTEEIMLTDNTVMNDVELQTVEEEAMSPMIDNIPNVPLDEKTGLLEMEFHAKTEWFNKMEEKVKLKLEMDEVKQKRQKEIEDLKLEVKILKTEAKREKQEGETKLKDLEKEIKDEKSKVLLELKELKKKSKMEKKEERNRKRMEKHMKVDEEEHEVKDKQALKSKFRVAFKFRG; encoded by the exons ATGCGGAAGTGGATACAAATGATACGGAGACTGTTCGGTAAGCTCCGCAAAACCCGTCCTCTTCCC AAGGAGAAGGTGGAAGAGGATGCGGCAGGTTTCCAGCTGGAGGAATGTGCAGATGGGAGTCAGGAACAGAAGGATTGGGGGGAGAAACAAGAGAACCTGCAGAGCACCTGCAGCCAGGAGATCCTGTTATCACTTAACAAGATCttccaaaagcatgcagagtgcTCTGAGAATCTCTTGAGAGAGATGACCAAACTGACAGATGTTATTGCAGAG AGCACACAGAAAACAAGTGATGCTGAGATGGAATCTACTGCTTCTCTAGCAGTCAGTCAGAACGTTACACCAGCTCAAAAGTCTATGCTGCCTTTCTCTTTATCATCTTTCATTAGCTCGGCCAGGACCCGGCTTTCTTCATTAAAAAAGCTCCAGCATTCCTGTGTGGAGTCCAGCATGAATTCCAATCTGAACACTGGTGATGTAAAGCCACCACAAACACCCAAGTTAGCATGGGTGTCAAATCAGTGCTTTAAGAACACTGAAGAGATCATGCTGACCGACAACACTGTTATGAATGATGTTGAGCTGCAAACTGTGGAGGAAGAAGCAATGAGTCCTATGATTGACAATATTCCAAATGTGCCCCTTGATGAAAAAACAGGGCTTTTGGAGATGGAGTTTCATGCCAAGACAGAATGGTTCAATAAAATGGAGGAGAAGGTTAAACTAAAGCTTGAGATGGACGAGGTAAAGCAGAAAAGACAAAAGGAAATTGAAGACCTAAAATTGGAAGTGAAAATTCTGAAAACGGAGGCCAAACGTGAAAAGCAGGAGGGGGAAACAAAGCTAAAGGATCTagaaaaggaaataaaggaTGAAAAATCAAAGGTTCTCCTTGAGCTGAAAGAGCTAAAGAAGAAATCGAAGATGGAGAAAAAGGAGGAGCGTAACAGGAAGAGGATGGAAAAGCACATGAAGGTTGACGAGGAAGAGCATGAAGTCAAAGACAAACAGGCCTTAAAAAGCAAATTTAGAGTAGCCTTTAAATTTAGGGGTTAA